The proteins below are encoded in one region of Bacteroidota bacterium:
- the ruvB gene encoding Holliday junction branch migration DNA helicase RuvB, whose protein sequence is MATRNASTSTERLENDLESSLRPKQFDEFVGQPGIVENLRIFIQAAKQRGEALDHALFTGPPGLGKTTLANIIASEMGSSIKTTSGPVLERPGDLAGLLTNLEEGDVLFIDEIHRLSAAVEEYLYSAMEDYTLDIMIDSGPAARSVQIELKPFTLVGATTRAGLLSAPLRSRFGITNRLDYYDAKTLQQIIERSARIIGVEIEHEGSLELARRSRGTPRIANRLLHRTRDFAQVKGSGKITREIALVALTALEVDEHGLDEMDKRILLAIIEKFGGGPVGVGTIAVSVGEEPGTIEEVYEPFLIQEGFIKRTPRGREVTELAYRHFGIDPKRNADLFGTL, encoded by the coding sequence ATGGCGACGCGTAACGCATCTACATCAACGGAACGGTTGGAGAACGACCTCGAGTCGTCGCTTCGGCCGAAGCAATTCGACGAATTCGTCGGGCAGCCGGGTATTGTCGAAAATCTTCGGATCTTCATCCAAGCGGCGAAGCAACGTGGCGAAGCGCTCGATCATGCGCTCTTTACCGGTCCGCCGGGACTTGGCAAGACGACGCTTGCGAATATCATCGCCAGCGAAATGGGTTCGTCGATCAAGACGACGTCCGGCCCCGTGCTCGAACGCCCGGGCGATCTGGCCGGCCTGCTGACAAATCTCGAAGAAGGCGATGTGCTCTTCATCGACGAGATTCACCGGCTCTCTGCAGCAGTTGAAGAGTACTTGTACTCGGCGATGGAGGATTACACGCTCGATATCATGATCGACTCCGGTCCGGCGGCACGCTCGGTCCAGATCGAGCTAAAGCCGTTCACGCTGGTCGGCGCGACGACCCGTGCGGGTCTTCTCTCGGCGCCGCTTCGCTCTCGTTTCGGCATTACGAACCGGTTGGATTATTACGACGCGAAAACACTCCAGCAGATCATCGAGCGCAGCGCCCGTATCATCGGCGTCGAGATCGAGCACGAGGGATCGCTCGAGTTGGCGCGCCGATCACGAGGCACGCCGCGTATTGCGAACAGATTGTTACATCGCACTCGCGACTTTGCACAGGTCAAAGGAAGTGGCAAGATCACCCGAGAGATCGCACTTGTCGCGCTGACGGCATTGGAAGTGGATGAACACGGTCTCGACGAAATGGACAAGCGCATCCTGCTTGCGATCATCGAGAAGTTCGGCGGCGGACCCGTCGGCGTCGGGACGATCGCTGTCAGTGTCGGCGAAGAGCCTGGGACCATCGAAGAAGTCTACGAGCCGTTCTTGATACAGGAAGGCTTCATCAAGCGCACGCCGCGCGGCCGCGAAGTGACCGAGCTCGCCTACCGCCACTTCGGCATCGACCCGAAACGCAATGCAGACCTCTTCGGAACACTGTGA
- a CDS encoding right-handed parallel beta-helix repeat-containing protein: MRRIITSLCTVLAITTLFTTRTLHADTDYNIGTPTVKEIWVDPVAGNDVNDGSSSTKALKTLNVAMAYVPSTTTFTTTGYRIMLMPGTYLSDVSPTSYMSYQGTAKFPLILMASGGPGTVVLPFMSVSDCQYFYLVGVNIVTASGADAFSASRCDHVYLKNCSIDGFNTSDSLISQNTAAFTGSKYCYIEDCSLKHSSGALLYMSASQYGHMLRSSLDSTTGTALNISSGSAYLYLERNQIRHAGQNGLLLGGVTYLDYDFTTPWLHYDVYDIRVDNNTFEHCKKEAFIASGCYDVLVAFNTFFDCGASADNLFVAGLGRRTCASDKSTCSDLIAAGAWGTLHSYSTDDDAAWIPNKHLFIYNNLFYNPAGMQTQYAELGVWGPRKALAHATCPKPALADDDIQIKGNVIFNGALDKPLGLSDTSGCQDTNTTCNKTTITTENTLNLKEPDLASAMFGDLHPSTGSFLLGATVYPAPDFTWNDLPGKPVEPQGELSNSISIDLEGSARTGSSNAPGAYVTPHADVPATVGTTFTISELSANPASAASSFVVTTTERSPFSVVLTDMLGRTVRTIVSMTADAGEHPVMIDANSLANGMYLVRIGAAGQIVTKRLFIAH; the protein is encoded by the coding sequence ATGCGCAGAATTATTACTTCCCTCTGCACGGTGCTGGCGATCACCACACTGTTCACCACACGAACGCTCCACGCAGACACCGATTACAATATCGGAACACCCACGGTAAAAGAGATCTGGGTCGATCCGGTTGCCGGCAATGACGTCAACGACGGTTCCAGCAGCACGAAGGCTCTGAAGACCCTGAACGTCGCGATGGCATACGTCCCCTCGACCACGACCTTCACGACGACCGGCTACCGCATCATGCTCATGCCCGGGACATACTTGAGCGATGTCTCGCCGACGTCGTACATGAGTTACCAAGGGACGGCGAAATTCCCGCTCATCCTCATGGCATCGGGTGGGCCCGGGACGGTCGTTCTCCCGTTCATGTCGGTCAGCGACTGCCAATACTTTTATTTGGTCGGCGTCAACATCGTCACGGCAAGCGGTGCGGACGCGTTCAGTGCGTCGCGTTGCGACCATGTGTATCTGAAGAACTGTTCGATCGACGGCTTCAACACCAGCGATTCGCTGATCTCGCAGAATACCGCCGCCTTTACCGGTTCGAAGTATTGCTATATCGAAGATTGTTCACTGAAGCATTCCAGCGGTGCTCTGCTCTATATGAGCGCATCGCAGTATGGCCATATGCTTCGCTCTTCGCTCGATTCGACTACGGGGACGGCGCTCAACATTTCGAGCGGATCGGCATATCTCTATCTTGAGCGCAACCAGATACGGCATGCTGGGCAGAACGGACTGCTGCTTGGTGGAGTGACGTACCTCGACTACGACTTCACGACGCCGTGGCTGCATTACGATGTCTATGACATCCGCGTGGACAACAACACCTTCGAGCATTGCAAGAAGGAAGCGTTCATCGCATCGGGTTGCTACGATGTGCTCGTTGCATTTAATACGTTCTTCGATTGTGGCGCATCGGCCGACAACCTCTTTGTCGCCGGACTGGGCCGACGCACCTGCGCGAGCGATAAGTCCACCTGCAGTGACCTGATCGCTGCCGGAGCATGGGGGACGCTGCACTCATACTCCACCGATGACGATGCTGCCTGGATCCCGAACAAGCATCTCTTCATCTATAACAATCTCTTCTATAATCCTGCCGGGATGCAAACACAGTATGCCGAGCTCGGCGTGTGGGGTCCGCGCAAAGCGTTGGCCCATGCAACCTGTCCGAAACCGGCGCTTGCCGACGACGATATCCAGATCAAAGGCAACGTCATCTTCAATGGTGCGCTCGATAAACCGCTTGGCCTCAGCGATACGTCGGGATGTCAGGATACGAACACTACCTGCAACAAGACGACGATCACGACCGAGAACACGCTCAATCTCAAAGAGCCCGATCTCGCTTCCGCCATGTTCGGCGATCTGCATCCTTCGACGGGTAGCTTCCTGCTCGGTGCCACCGTGTACCCCGCACCGGATTTCACCTGGAACGACCTACCCGGCAAGCCGGTCGAACCGCAGGGCGAGCTCTCGAATAGCATTTCGATTGATCTCGAAGGGAGCGCACGCACTGGTTCGTCGAATGCGCCAGGCGCATATGTCACTCCACACGCCGATGTGCCGGCGACCGTTGGGACGACATTCACGATCTCCGAGCTGAGTGCCAATCCTGCATCTGCCGCAAGTTCGTTCGTCGTGACAACGACAGAGCGTTCGCCGTTCTCCGTTGTCCTGACCGATATGCTCGGTCGCACAGTTCGAACCATCGTTTCAATGACTGCTGACGCAGGCGAACATCCGGTCATGATCGACGCGAATTCGCTTGCGAACGGGATGTATCTCGTCCGCATTGGCGCAGCCGGACAGATCGTTACCAAACGACTCTTTATTGCACACTGA
- the rsmG gene encoding 16S rRNA (guanine(527)-N(7))-methyltransferase RsmG, with protein sequence MTIDELAHITAANGLELSDNQRAKLERYGALLREANAVVNLISRKDEENILSKHILHSLTLAMPSVIGFAIPPNATVFDIGTGGGLPGIPLKIVRDDLRMVLCDSIGKKIAAVEKIVNQLALADVNAIAQRSEVLAQNEQHRRAYDVVVSRAVAPLDELMKWTADLLKPGGTLLSLKGGDLTEEITRTKRLKGVASIAERALALVGYEDFVTEEKKVVIVRTVG encoded by the coding sequence ATGACAATCGACGAACTCGCACACATCACCGCCGCAAACGGACTCGAACTCAGCGACAACCAGCGCGCCAAGCTTGAACGCTATGGCGCGCTGCTGCGTGAAGCCAATGCCGTGGTGAATCTGATCTCCCGCAAAGACGAGGAGAATATCCTTTCCAAGCATATCCTGCATTCGCTGACTCTCGCAATGCCGTCAGTAATCGGTTTCGCGATCCCGCCGAATGCAACCGTGTTCGACATCGGTACTGGCGGCGGTCTGCCAGGAATACCGCTCAAGATCGTCCGTGACGATCTGCGGATGGTGCTCTGCGATTCGATCGGCAAGAAGATCGCAGCGGTCGAGAAGATCGTGAACCAGCTCGCCCTTGCCGATGTCAACGCGATTGCACAGCGCTCCGAAGTTTTGGCTCAGAACGAGCAACACCGGCGTGCATACGATGTGGTCGTCTCTCGAGCGGTTGCACCGCTCGACGAGCTAATGAAATGGACTGCCGACCTTTTGAAGCCGGGCGGGACACTCCTTTCGCTCAAAGGTGGCGACCTCACGGAAGAAATCACGCGCACGAAGCGCCTGAAGGGTGTGGCCTCGATCGCAGAACGTGCGCTTGCACTTGTCGGATATGAGGATTTCGTGACGGAGGAAAAGAAAGTCGTCATCGTTAGAACCGTTGGCTAA
- a CDS encoding dienelactone hydrolase family protein — MRRTTLIVLCAILFPLVLRAQSTCCSAPSSATDRFAAFAADAAFVSAHAAPLPYRANPTGWMVNFGCSDGRSGTGYFVRSESHPEDVVIVVHEWWGLNDYIKSEADRINNELGVSVLAVDLYDGKVATTPEDAGKYVQAMKPERAVAILGGAIKYLGTDSRIATLGWCFGGGWSHQAALLAGKQAVGCVMYYGMPEMDQAKLKGLNCSVLGIFGKKDKWINAKVIADFQAAMKKAGKKLTVFSYDADHAFANPSNPNHDEKATADAWKHTAAYLRSSFGLK; from the coding sequence ATGAGAAGGACCACGCTGATCGTATTATGCGCCATTCTATTCCCCCTTGTGCTTCGTGCCCAATCCACCTGTTGTAGCGCCCCGTCTTCGGCAACCGACCGTTTCGCTGCGTTTGCCGCAGATGCCGCGTTCGTTTCCGCCCATGCCGCGCCGTTGCCATACCGTGCGAACCCGACCGGGTGGATGGTCAATTTCGGTTGTTCCGATGGCCGCTCCGGTACCGGTTATTTCGTTCGCTCGGAAAGCCACCCGGAAGATGTGGTGATCGTTGTGCACGAGTGGTGGGGGCTCAACGATTATATCAAATCCGAAGCAGACCGTATCAATAATGAGCTCGGGGTGAGCGTTCTGGCCGTCGATCTCTATGACGGGAAGGTCGCAACGACGCCGGAAGATGCGGGGAAATATGTTCAGGCGATGAAGCCGGAACGTGCAGTCGCTATTCTTGGCGGTGCGATCAAATATCTCGGGACCGATTCGCGCATCGCGACTCTTGGCTGGTGTTTCGGCGGCGGGTGGTCGCATCAGGCTGCGCTGCTTGCAGGCAAACAGGCCGTTGGGTGCGTCATGTACTACGGTATGCCGGAGATGGATCAGGCGAAGCTCAAGGGGCTGAACTGTTCGGTGCTCGGTATCTTCGGAAAGAAAGATAAGTGGATCAATGCAAAGGTGATCGCCGATTTTCAGGCAGCGATGAAGAAAGCAGGCAAGAAGCTGACCGTGTTTAGCTACGATGCCGATCATGCATTTGCAAATCCGAGCAACCCTAACCACGACGAAAAGGCGACCGCCGATGCCTGGAAGCATACCGCAGCATATCTACGGTCGTCGTTTGGCTTGAAGTAA
- a CDS encoding thioredoxin family protein, whose amino-acid sequence MRAFIAAFMILIAASSAIASVVEVGSPAPAFTATDLDGNVVHLSDFTGKIVVLEWINEGCPFSKGHYLSGNMQALQQEYTGKGVVWLTINSTRTDHPEYFAPSAAKKQLAQWGTHATRNLIDTAGTVGHLYGAKTTPHMFVIDNQGVLRYSGAIDDHRATDGGQTAHVNYVREALNALLAGKPVTTTTTTSYGCSVKY is encoded by the coding sequence ATGCGCGCATTCATTGCTGCATTCATGATCCTCATTGCCGCCTCTTCGGCGATCGCATCTGTTGTCGAGGTTGGCAGCCCCGCACCGGCATTCACGGCTACGGACCTCGACGGGAACGTGGTGCACCTCTCTGACTTCACAGGGAAGATCGTCGTGCTTGAATGGATCAACGAAGGATGCCCATTCTCGAAAGGACACTACCTCAGCGGGAATATGCAGGCTCTGCAACAAGAATACACCGGCAAAGGAGTGGTCTGGCTGACGATCAACTCGACGCGAACCGATCACCCCGAGTATTTCGCTCCGTCGGCCGCGAAGAAACAGCTGGCGCAGTGGGGTACGCATGCTACTAGGAATCTGATCGACACCGCCGGCACCGTCGGTCATCTCTATGGCGCCAAGACCACCCCGCACATGTTCGTGATCGACAACCAGGGCGTGCTTCGGTACTCGGGTGCGATCGACGATCATCGTGCCACCGACGGCGGCCAGACAGCCCATGTAAATTATGTCCGCGAAGCGCTGAATGCATTGCTTGCCGGCAAACCGGTCACAACAACGACGACCACCTCATACGGTTGTTCGGTGAAATACTAA
- a CDS encoding RNA polymerase sigma factor translates to MSGVIDEDEPEDVSVPAEEYPIRGLDDELSLEGGEPEPGTTSGALAEDFSAEPPEASRFFANGQLKKKPHVAKSFTDSFIDSRDPINDEEYFRKYQDGDDKAFFILYERYRASVYSYCARVLLSAGLTEELVEDTFQEIFLRVSQYRNSFRHGEFRAWIFTVTRNTCLSSKKRGLRNLHSTNGSIDPDLVSEDEALERGAHFSRGDDPLEQLSAKEQTDLLLKAIAELPETYREALMLSEYEGLTYEEIGKLTGTSLSTIRIRVFRAKKRLRKVLYPILGAEYAAGSSAPTAKEEDDDNE, encoded by the coding sequence TTGTCCGGCGTGATTGATGAGGACGAACCGGAGGATGTGTCAGTGCCTGCTGAGGAGTATCCCATACGTGGTTTAGACGACGAGTTGAGCCTGGAGGGTGGTGAACCCGAACCGGGCACGACGTCTGGCGCGCTGGCCGAGGACTTCTCTGCCGAGCCACCCGAAGCGTCGCGCTTCTTTGCGAATGGGCAACTCAAGAAGAAACCCCATGTCGCCAAGAGTTTCACCGATTCGTTCATTGACAGCCGGGACCCGATCAACGACGAGGAATATTTCCGCAAGTATCAAGACGGCGACGACAAAGCCTTCTTTATCCTCTACGAGCGTTACCGCGCCAGTGTCTACTCCTACTGTGCCCGGGTACTGCTTTCGGCCGGACTGACCGAAGAGCTTGTCGAGGATACGTTTCAGGAGATATTCCTGAGGGTCTCGCAATATCGCAACAGCTTCCGTCACGGCGAATTCAGGGCATGGATCTTTACGGTTACCCGTAATACCTGCCTCAGCTCGAAGAAACGCGGCCTGCGGAATTTGCACTCGACCAACGGCTCGATCGACCCGGATCTCGTCAGCGAAGACGAAGCACTCGAACGCGGCGCACACTTCAGCCGCGGCGACGATCCGCTCGAACAGCTTTCGGCAAAGGAACAGACCGATCTGCTGCTGAAAGCCATCGCCGAACTGCCCGAGACCTACCGCGAAGCGCTCATGCTCTCGGAGTACGAAGGGCTGACCTACGAAGAGATCGGGAAGCTGACAGGAACATCGCTCTCGACGATTCGTATACGAGTCTTCAGGGCAAAGAAGCGATTACGTAAAGTGTTGTACCCAATTCTGGGTGCAGAATATGCTGCCGGGAGCTCTGCTCCTACGGCAAAGGAAGAGGATGACGACAATGAATAA
- a CDS encoding DUF1926 domain-containing protein: MKTVSFCFATHNHQPIGNFETVFEEAYERAYRPFVELAAKFNIRFSTHFSGILLEWLATAHPEHIARMRAMHAAGTLELIGGGFYEPILSVISDRDKHAQLTKLTEYIRSEIGANVDGLWLAERVWEQQLCGPIKRAGMNYVILDDSHFRAAGLPDDELNGYYLTEDQGYMIAAFPISKALRYTIPFRPVDETIAVLREQASETGGTIVTFADDGEKFGVWPKTYDHVYTDGWLEEFFAKLHENRSWIVMQHFSEALKHHRPKGRIYLPNVSYAEMMQWALPSAEANRDYESFVHDLEQDPDEWKRYGHFVRGGFWRNFFVKYPESNHLHKRAALLSERFAVLDLSRSDVRAAYSDLLAAQCNDPYWHGVFGGIYLPNLRHEVYRHLLAAERYLDAREASKIRATVVDLDRDGVEDVVLSNTVFTVVVDPSRGGCIGELAFKPRAFELSNFINRRPEAYHDKLKHAITAEQAKATASIHDIVLTKEEGLHERLVYDWYRHGSMIEHFLSDDATVGDLVTQQFLEYGDFFRAQMAPQVTHDGKRASVTFDHMGSVHAHGEPHSVRLRKSLELVHDSSEIVVEYLLENHSGSQLDLRFASEWTFGLLAGDAHDRYFVFPDRILAEGERKLSSVGEVADVSAVSLVDEWGGYRIDLASATPVTVWRAPIETIASSEAGFERVYQGSIVFLVQRIALSPGDSRSLQLRIRVSEL; the protein is encoded by the coding sequence ATGAAGACTGTCTCATTCTGTTTCGCAACGCACAATCACCAGCCGATCGGCAATTTCGAGACCGTCTTCGAAGAGGCGTATGAACGCGCATACCGACCGTTCGTCGAGTTAGCCGCGAAGTTCAACATTCGGTTCTCTACACATTTCTCCGGGATACTGCTCGAATGGCTTGCGACCGCGCATCCCGAGCATATCGCACGGATGCGAGCGATGCATGCGGCCGGAACGCTCGAGTTGATCGGCGGCGGGTTCTACGAACCGATTCTCTCCGTCATTAGCGACCGGGATAAACACGCACAGCTGACGAAGCTTACCGAATATATTCGTTCGGAGATTGGAGCGAACGTCGATGGTCTGTGGTTGGCAGAGCGGGTCTGGGAGCAGCAGCTCTGTGGTCCGATCAAGCGTGCTGGGATGAACTATGTCATTCTCGATGACAGCCATTTCCGTGCTGCCGGACTTCCTGATGACGAACTCAACGGGTATTATCTCACCGAGGATCAAGGATACATGATCGCGGCATTCCCGATCTCGAAGGCACTTCGCTATACGATCCCGTTTCGACCCGTCGATGAAACCATCGCCGTACTTCGCGAACAGGCGAGCGAAACCGGTGGCACCATCGTCACCTTCGCCGACGACGGAGAGAAGTTCGGAGTGTGGCCCAAGACGTACGACCATGTGTACACCGACGGCTGGCTCGAGGAGTTTTTCGCGAAGCTTCACGAGAATCGTTCGTGGATCGTCATGCAACATTTCAGCGAGGCGCTGAAGCATCACCGGCCGAAGGGACGAATATATCTGCCGAATGTCAGTTATGCGGAGATGATGCAATGGGCTCTGCCGAGCGCCGAGGCAAACCGAGACTATGAGTCGTTTGTCCACGACCTCGAACAAGATCCCGACGAGTGGAAGCGGTATGGGCATTTTGTGCGCGGCGGTTTCTGGAGAAACTTCTTTGTAAAGTACCCGGAGTCGAATCATCTTCATAAACGTGCGGCGTTGCTCAGTGAGCGATTCGCCGTGCTTGACCTGTCGCGCTCGGATGTTCGGGCGGCATACTCCGACTTGCTTGCCGCGCAGTGTAACGATCCGTATTGGCACGGTGTCTTTGGCGGCATCTATCTGCCCAACCTTCGTCATGAAGTATACCGCCACTTGCTGGCTGCGGAGCGATATCTCGATGCACGCGAGGCATCGAAGATTCGTGCCACAGTCGTCGATCTCGATCGTGACGGCGTTGAGGATGTTGTATTGTCGAACACCGTATTTACGGTCGTGGTCGATCCTTCGCGAGGAGGATGCATCGGCGAACTTGCATTCAAACCCCGGGCATTCGAGCTTTCGAACTTCATTAACCGCAGACCCGAAGCGTATCATGACAAGCTCAAGCATGCGATCACCGCCGAGCAAGCCAAGGCGACGGCGTCGATTCACGACATCGTGCTTACCAAAGAGGAAGGGTTGCACGAACGGCTTGTCTACGACTGGTACCGTCACGGTTCGATGATCGAGCATTTTCTCTCGGACGATGCGACGGTAGGAGATTTGGTTACGCAGCAGTTTCTCGAGTACGGCGACTTTTTCCGTGCGCAGATGGCACCGCAAGTCACACACGACGGAAAGCGCGCATCGGTCACGTTCGACCACATGGGGAGCGTGCATGCACACGGAGAACCGCATTCCGTTCGGTTGCGCAAATCACTCGAGTTGGTGCATGACTCCAGCGAAATCGTCGTAGAGTATCTGCTTGAAAATCACAGTGGGTCGCAGCTCGATCTGCGGTTCGCAAGCGAATGGACGTTCGGCCTGCTTGCCGGCGATGCGCACGACCGCTATTTCGTGTTCCCGGATCGAATACTCGCGGAAGGGGAGAGAAAACTCTCGTCAGTCGGCGAAGTCGCGGACGTATCGGCAGTATCGCTTGTCGATGAGTGGGGCGGCTATCGAATCGACCTCGCAAGTGCAACGCCGGTAACCGTTTGGCGTGCCCCGATCGAGACGATTGCTTCGAGCGAGGCGGGCTTCGAACGTGTGTATCAGGGCTCGATTGTGTTTTTGGTGCAGAGAATTGCCCTTTCTCCCGGGGATTCGCGGAGCCTACAGCTGCGCATCCGTGTTAGCGAATTATAG
- a CDS encoding glycosyltransferase, translating into MSVRRPSPSRRRTERTSNSARKPISVIVPTLNEEKLLAGCLDQFTSELRERFGLELVVSDGGSTDNTVGIAMAYADTLVVHDAHYRQTISEGRNRGAAAASGSILVFLNADTRLADPKIFFERIAIRFSLDPSLAALATRVEVFPEERRIVDKLFHRFFNAYVHFLNMLGIGAGRGECQIVRRAVFNGVGGYDVNFPAGEDFDLYNRISRFGNVVFDSRLLVYESPRRYRKYGYARVYRDWVRNGLRTFFSRKAASEVWEEVR; encoded by the coding sequence ATGAGTGTTCGCAGACCATCTCCGTCGCGCCGACGTACCGAACGAACGAGTAACTCGGCACGTAAGCCGATCTCCGTGATCGTGCCGACGCTTAACGAGGAGAAATTGCTTGCCGGATGTCTGGACCAGTTTACGAGCGAGCTTCGAGAACGCTTCGGCCTTGAACTTGTCGTGAGCGACGGCGGATCGACCGACAACACCGTCGGTATTGCGATGGCCTACGCAGACACGCTCGTCGTGCATGATGCACACTATCGTCAGACGATCTCCGAAGGCCGCAACCGTGGCGCGGCCGCAGCAAGCGGCTCCATCCTCGTCTTTCTCAATGCCGATACCCGGCTTGCAGACCCCAAGATATTCTTCGAGCGGATCGCGATCCGTTTCTCGCTCGATCCGTCGCTTGCGGCGCTTGCAACCCGCGTAGAGGTGTTCCCCGAAGAACGCCGCATTGTCGACAAGCTCTTTCATCGGTTCTTCAATGCATACGTTCATTTCCTGAATATGCTTGGTATCGGTGCCGGACGAGGGGAGTGTCAGATCGTTCGTCGCGCGGTCTTCAACGGCGTCGGCGGATACGATGTCAACTTCCCCGCGGGGGAGGATTTCGATCTGTACAATCGCATCTCCCGATTCGGGAATGTGGTCTTCGATTCGAGGTTGCTCGTGTACGAATCACCTCGTCGTTACCGCAAGTATGGGTACGCTCGTGTATATCGCGATTGGGTCAGAAACGGTCTTCGAACGTTCTTCTCGCGCAAAGCGGCGAGCGAGGTGTGGGAAGAAGTCAGGTAA
- the tsaA gene encoding tRNA (N6-threonylcarbamoyladenosine(37)-N6)-methyltransferase TrmO: MSTPHSVTPIGVIRTPFHEKYTAPRQPGADGEFALGRVVLDKGHNFEQALADLSGFEKIWLVYLFDRNTNWKPKVLPPRSSVKRGVFATRSPHRPNPIGLSLVTLLEIRGRTLIVEGVDMLDHTPVLDIKPYLPTIEAFPGARTGWVADSEPQNDTVREIVFDPEFVTAVNELPEAERTAILGHVRRMLRFDIRPHPYKRIALESDGSYTLAYKAWRIRFERTEAGDVLISRLRTA; encoded by the coding sequence ATGTCGACCCCACACTCCGTTACTCCGATCGGCGTTATTCGCACGCCATTTCACGAGAAGTACACCGCACCGCGGCAACCCGGTGCAGATGGCGAGTTCGCACTCGGCCGAGTGGTGCTCGACAAAGGACATAATTTCGAACAGGCGCTCGCTGACCTCAGCGGCTTCGAAAAAATCTGGCTCGTGTATCTGTTCGATCGGAATACGAACTGGAAACCGAAAGTCCTGCCTCCACGCTCCAGTGTCAAGCGTGGTGTATTTGCGACTCGATCGCCCCACCGGCCGAACCCGATCGGGTTGTCGCTGGTAACGCTGCTCGAGATTCGCGGACGCACGCTCATTGTCGAGGGTGTCGATATGCTCGACCACACACCTGTTCTCGATATAAAGCCCTATCTTCCAACAATTGAAGCATTTCCGGGCGCCCGAACCGGCTGGGTCGCCGATTCCGAGCCGCAAAACGACACTGTCCGTGAGATCGTATTCGATCCGGAGTTCGTCACGGCAGTGAATGAACTACCCGAAGCCGAACGCACAGCAATTCTCGGTCACGTCCGCCGCATGCTTCGCTTCGATATACGCCCCCACCCCTACAAACGCATCGCTCTGGAATCCGACGGTTCATACACGCTGGCATACAAGGCATGGAGAATCCGCTTCGAGCGTACGGAAGCCGGCGACGTGCTAATTTCCCGCCTGCGGACGGCATAA
- a CDS encoding DUF2279 domain-containing protein, translated as MRSTLLIAFLLLSSVSVRAQERLALATDSLPHAITSAPAPQPDLNSMQPGVRFVPGEINWPRFGIASGILATSIVGLHILQSNSWWANDRRSFHIYDDPVYKANFDKFGHVFGAYYTAHFFDEAFSWSGMDSAQANLVGALCGAMYEFYVEIEDGYARDWGFSPGDATGDLVGATFYLLRNRIDFLRNFQYKWFYFPSYQALHGSGDISGQSVNPIDDYGGQSYWITADIHRMLPEGAKAYWPKWLNLAVGFGGYNIGNEATSISDPTIKPQVATYIGLDFDMEKMIPESDIGFLNFIRRGLSYWHLPAPAFRLHPDPKFYVLFPLQMTIK; from the coding sequence ATGCGCAGCACGCTTCTGATCGCATTCCTGCTCCTTTCTTCCGTGTCCGTCCGGGCGCAGGAACGGCTCGCACTTGCCACCGATTCACTTCCGCATGCGATTACGAGCGCCCCTGCCCCACAGCCCGATCTGAACTCGATGCAGCCCGGAGTACGGTTCGTGCCCGGCGAGATCAACTGGCCGCGCTTCGGAATCGCAAGCGGTATTCTGGCAACGTCGATCGTCGGACTTCACATTTTACAAAGCAATTCGTGGTGGGCGAACGACCGCCGTTCGTTTCATATCTACGACGACCCGGTCTATAAAGCAAACTTCGATAAGTTCGGTCACGTCTTCGGTGCGTATTACACTGCCCACTTCTTCGACGAAGCATTTTCCTGGAGCGGCATGGATAGCGCACAGGCAAATCTCGTCGGTGCGCTCTGCGGCGCGATGTACGAGTTTTATGTCGAGATCGAAGACGGCTATGCGCGCGATTGGGGCTTCTCGCCCGGCGATGCAACCGGCGACCTCGTCGGCGCGACGTTCTATCTGCTGCGCAACCGCATCGACTTTCTTCGCAATTTTCAGTATAAGTGGTTCTATTTCCCGAGTTATCAGGCGCTGCACGGAAGCGGCGACATTAGCGGGCAATCGGTCAACCCGATCGACGACTATGGCGGACAGTCGTATTGGATTACCGCCGACATCCACCGAATGTTGCCGGAAGGTGCAAAAGCATATTGGCCGAAGTGGTTGAACCTTGCGGTTGGATTCGGTGGGTATAATATCGGTAACGAAGCAACGAGTATTTCGGACCCGACCATTAAGCCGCAGGTAGCAACGTATATCGGTCTCGATTTCGACATGGAGAAGATGATCCCGGAATCCGACATCGGCTTCCTGAATTTCATCCGTCGCGGTCTCTCGTACTGGCATTTACCGGCGCCCGCATTTCGGTTGCATCCCGATCCGAAGTTCTATGTGCTCTTCCCGCTGCAAATGACGATCAAGTAA